The window AGATTCTGGACGAAATGACGGCCAACCGCGATCAACGCATCTGGGCAGTCGCTCAGGGCAAATCTGTTCGGAGAAAGTTGATGACAGCAACACCCAGCCCTTCTTCACGGTAAAGACGAATGTAGGAGGTGAAGACGACAAGAATCGAAAGGCGGGAAAGCTTGGTTCGCTGGATTACCCTGAACAAGAACAGCAACAGAAACTTTCAAGATGGCGGAAGGATTCGAAATCGACATCGTCGCCTCAGAAGAACAGTTTCCGGAACTCGCCAACCCCGTTGCCTGAGTTTGAAACAGCAGGTCGTTTGTGGGTTTCGACGATGCCGTCCTATCCGCACTGGCAGCAAAGGCCAGGCTGGAAGACAAACTACTGATCTTTGAAGACGACAACGGCGATGGTCGAATGGATCCTTTGCAAAGTGTTCGCGGATTAGGATTTGCACCAGCCCACAGGGTTTGAAATTGGACGGGGCGGTGTCTACGTCGCCAACCTGACGTTCTATTCCGCAAGAAGATACAGATGGTGACGACAAAGAAGACGTACGGATTCGTCAGCTGATCGGTTTTGATACGGACGCATCACGGGTTGTCGGCGGCTCGAATGGGGTCCCGATGGAGCACTGTATTTTTCGGAGGGGAACCTTCAAGTATTCTCAGGTTGAAAGTCCTATGGACTGACTCGCATGCATGGCTCCGGCGTCTGGCGATACGACCCCACCGAAGAATTTGGTTCGTATATTTCAATGCCATTTGCCAACCGGGACATTCTTACGATCCGCTGGGGCAGGATTTTCATTTCCGATGCATCACCCGGTCAGAACTACTGGGCAACTCCAATCAGCGGAAAGGTCCAATACCCGGCAAAGCATGCAAGCGCATCATTCAATGACAGTGTGAATAACTTTGCGACAGCCAGCACTGCGGGGTCGCGATGTTTACCCGACGTTCTTTCCAAAACGAATCCCGCCCCAGCCGGGAGCGAAATGGTCTACAGTCGGTACCTGGAAGAGATGCAGGGCGATTTCCCTGTTGACCAATGTCATTGGTGATCGGGCGGTGCTGCAACACAGCATGAAAGAAGCGGCAGCGGGGTTTGAAGGCACCGAAAGAACTCCAGCCTGGTTTATTGCGACGATGGAAACTTTCGCCCAATTGAAATTCAGTTTGGCTCCGATGGCTGTCTGTATATTGTCGACTGGCACAACGCTCTGATTGGGCACCTGCAACATAATCTGCGAGAACCGTATCGCGATCATCTGCACGGACGCATCTGGCGAATACGCTGTAAGAATCGTCCACTCCTGAAATCCCCCGCCATCTCAGGAGAACCTGTTGCCAAACTGCTGGAAGTTCTGAAAGAGGTTAAAGGTCATGTTCGTTATCGAGCACGGCGGGAACTGGCCGAGCGGCCAACCGAATCGTTGTGCCCGCTGTCAGGACCTGGATCGCGGGTCTGAATACTACGGCAGCTGACTACGAATTGTATTTGCTGGAAAAGGCCTGTGGATGCTTCATAGACGCACAACTCTCCAGACCCGAAATCCTGAAAGCCGTGCTGACTTCGACTACCACGCGCGCGCAGCGGCTGTTCGGGTACAGTGCCTGGCGACAAGATCCCGGATTCGCTTGAACCTATTAAGCAGCGAATCAACGACGAACATCCTCGTGTCCGTTCGGAAGCTGTGCGTGCATGCAGCTTTTATGACCTGATTCCGCCGCACCGAATCTGCTGCGGAGACGGCCTTAGTTCTGAACCACGATGTCGATCGCTACCTGCAGTACACACTGGATGAGACAATGCGTCATCTTGAAAGTGTCCTGTAGTCCACTCGCAGAAACACCGACAGCAGACGGCCCCGGATGAAACTGGGCTGCAGGCAGGTCGAGGCTGAAACTTATTTCCAGAACCTGACCACATCGCAAAGGCGGCTTCATGTCGAATGCAGCTCCGGTCGTTGATATCAAGAACCTTTCCAAGCACTACGGAGTTCATCGTTTCCGGACTGACTATCGCTGACGCTGGAACGCGGCAATATCCTGGGGTTCATCGGGCCGAATGGTGCCGGAAAGACAACCACCATCAAGATTCTTGTGGGACTGTCTCGACCAACGTCAGGATCCGCGACCATCGCAGGAATCGACTGCGTGAATGATATTCGCCAAGGTCCGCAAGCTTGTTGGCTACATGCCCGATAAGTTCGGTTCGTACGATAATACGCGAGTCCGTGAGTACCTGGATTTGCTAGCGGCATTCAGCAGCATCCTGCGAAAGGAAACGGCAGAAACGAATTGCCGAAGTTCTGGAACTCACAAACGCCATACATGGATGCAGGACCGTTTTGTCGAAAGCCTCAGTCATGGATGCAGCAAAGAATTGGCATCGCTCGAACGCTGCTTCACAATCCGGAAGTTTTAATTCTGGACGAACCCGCCAACGGACTGGATCCGGAGGCTCGAATCGAAATGCGGAGATTCTGCTTCGGCTGGCATCCGAAGGTCGAACACTGATCGTCACCAGTCATATCCTGCCGGAACTGTCTCGCATCTGTAATCTGGTAGCGATTATCGCCGTGGAGGTAAACTGAGGGCGATGGGGACGCTTCAGGAAGTAACCCGGGAATTATCGCAGAATCAAACTATTGAGATGCAATTCCTTCCGTCGCAGGATCTTCTCCGGACGCGGCAGCCAGAATCCGACAGATTCTCGGAGACGAAGTCGAGATCAGCGTATCAGAGACCGAATCCATCATTCGATGCCGCACCAAAGCCAATGAAGACGCCTGTCCCAGTTACTTCGCACACTGGTGGGGGACGGATGTCAGATCTCACAGTTCCGTGAAGTTGCAGGTGACCTGGAAGAAGCGTTTACGTCAGCAGCGCGGGAAGCGGATGCCGAACGAACCGGGACACCGAAAGCAACGACGGCAGGAGCGTCCGTAAGCGAGCGCGGTGGTGATTATCGAACGCGAACTGCTGGCACTGCTCCGCAGTTCGAAAGCCCTGGCCATACTGCTCACCGTGGCAATTGGCTTTGCGTTGGTCATTATTTCTGAAATGGCCAACCAACAGCGTTGCGAGATCAGGACAGTCTGCTCGGTAAGCAGGTGTTTCAATAGCTGACATTTGCAATGCTGATTGCGTGCATCCTGATTATCCCGTGTTTCCGGCAACCTCACTCGTGAAGGAAGTCCAGCGGAGAACGCTGGAATTACTGCCTGAATTCTCCCACTCTCGCGGCCCGCAATCTACTTCGGCAAAGTCGGCGATGATGGGATTTGTGCTGATGCTGATGTTCCGCCACCCTGCCCGCGATGTCGTACTGCTATCTGATGGGTGGACCCTCTCTGACAAAAGATGTTCTGCGGCTCTATCTGTTTCTGCTGGTTGTCTGTTTGCAGTTAACCGTCATCGGAATGCTGGTCGGTACCTGGTGCCGATCCACCAGCTTGCGGCTTCGATGGAGGTTATGGTGTGACATTCGGACTACTGGTGGTCACCGTGTTTCCGGATTACTTTCTGCGTGGCGGTGAAAGCATATTCGCCGTTGGCCTTCATTAGCTCAAATTACTGTCCCCGATTCCGGCACTGATGCGAATTGTGGAATCGGAATCGGTTAACCGGCATCGGCCTGCTCGAACAACGCGATGTTGTGCTTTGGTATCTGTTTTTTGCAACCATCTTTGTTGTCGGAAGCGTGATTGTGATTCTGGCCGAATCATGCCCTGCTCGACCGATCCCGATCACGAGGACTGATCACAGACGATCAGTCTGAGCGTACAGTGCCCGACGCGTCTTTTTCTGATTGACCCGCAAAAGCGTTCTGCGGGAATCCCGTGGTTTCTGAATCCCGTGATGGTCAAGGAATTCCGCAGTCGACAATTTACGAGGCTGCACTGGCTGCTTCGACTTGTCGCGGGCTGTGCGGTCCTGTCTTTGTTGCTCACGCTGGCGACGACGCTTGGTACCATCGACTGGGGTGTCGAAGCAATCGGCGGCCTGATCATCGTCCTTCAGAGTTTCATTGATTGTCCTGATGACGCCAGGAACTCCTCCAGGTGGCATGATTGCAGGCGAAATTGAAGGAGGCGGATGGAATCTGCTGCGCGTCACCCCGATGGGCCCGTTAAATTCTCAGCCCGGAAAGCTGATCAGCGTCTGCATCACTCTCTCGCCCTGCTGCTTTGCGCGTAACGCTGCCTGGGTATGCCATCATCATGCTGATCAAGCCGGTACTGCAGGAACAAGTCACTCAGGTTGTCATCAGCCTCATTTTTGCAGCCGTACTTTCAATGCTGATGACGCGACTGTCAGTTCGTTCTTCCGGGCGACAGCAGCAGCAACATCCAGCGTCGCCGGCGCATTGATCATTATATTTGCAGGTCCGATCCTGATCTGGATGAACCGCAACAGCATTCGGCATACATTTGTTGAACGATGCCTGACGATCAACCCCATGGCAGCAGCGTTAAACGCCATTCGGAGCACCCGGTTCCGTATGATCTGATCCCGATGGCGTGGAAAGTGACGAGTGGTATTTGCGTTGGATTGATCGTTGTGCTGTACGCTCGCATTTGGAAACTCAGTCAGCCCGACTAATGAGAACCAATGACCTCAACAAGCTCCTGATGCACCGCGTTCATGCAAGACCCTCTTCCCAGAGTTGCCGGACACGCTCGCCACCTCGCATCCCGCGTTAACTATTCGCGTAGCAGTGGCTGATGTTTCCGGGGCTTTCACGCACCGCATTGAACGCTTCCGCGTGCATACGACGAACCGATTCAGCGAGCAGACACCGCAAAACTGGATTCGGTTGAACCTGTATACGCATCCAGAATTTCTCCGGCTCATTGACGATTCCACACATTGCGCGATACGACAAATTGCCGATGCGCATGTTCCTCGAACCTGAGTTTACGCCGCCGAAACATCGAACGGTCCACCCGGAACACCTTCCGCTCTTCGACCGGGTTCTGCGGGAAAGTGAGGATTCAGAACTGCAGGAGCAGGCGGCCGTGGGACTGACCACCTTCGCCCGCGAATCACTCGCAGATATTTCCCGGTCATTCGATATTCTTCGCAGGCATCTCACCGAAAACCCGGATGCCGTTGTCCAGCTTCAATGCGCGATGGCACTGGTTGCCGCAGACGATCAGGACTCTGCTGATCCTGTTGAACTACGCTCAAGCTGATGGGGAGTCCGGTCGACTCGTTGCAGAACCAGCATTAGCGAGGTGGAAACACCAGGCAGCTGTCGGCATGTGGGAACAACGACTGACCGATCGTTTCGTCACAGCCACATCAATTCGACTGGCCTGCGAAGGACTGGCCGCGGCTGGAACGTGCAAAAGCGGTCAGTGACCTGGCAGGACTCGTCATGAACGACTCGGCACCATTCGCCCGTCGACTTCCGGCAGCCAAAGCGATCTCTGTTCTCAATACGGCGCTGTTGCCCATCGAACTCGCACAACTGCTTGGCAAAGGGTCTGTTCCGGAACGGATACTGGCCGTTCATCTGCTGATGATCGACAAACCGGAATCTCTTCAGGCTCTGGAAACATTCTGCATCGACCCAAACGATGGTGTTGCGGCCGCCGCATGGACTGCGGTTTACAGGCTGGATTCGCAGCGACTTGTGTCATTGCTGGAAACCGGCAGACACCACAATGACGCAGTCATTCGTATGACGGCCGCAGAATGCATGCAGACATACGAATCCATGCAACACTGCGAGTGGCTCAATGAAATGCTCGGAGATGAACACCTGGAGGTCCGAAATACAGCTCGTGAACAGCTGGTTCTGATTGCCAATAAGTCGCAGGACTTTCTTGCATCCATCGTCAATGCGGCTTCAGATAACCTGCTGAAGGAAGAATCCAACTGGCAGGGTCTGGAGCAAAGCCTGCTGTTGCTGGCACAACTGCATGGAACCTCCTACGCGCAGCGATGCATTCCCCTGGTCGACTATCCCCGTAGCGAAGTGGCAGTCACTGCGGCATGGCTGCTTCATCTTTACCCCGACGACCGGGTGAATGATCAGGTCCTGGAACTTATCAGTCGAAAGGATGACCTGGTCAAGTCCGGCGAATGGGTCGGAATGCCCGCTGGTGAAAGCTTCGGGCTCCAGGTCACACATTTGTTCCACTTTGCGGGATTACAGAGGCTCAGGAGCGTGGAGCCCAGACTTGAAAACAGTTTCAGCAAGGCTGAACCCGGTGTTGTTGAGAAACGAGCAGCGGCCATGTGGGCGCTGGGACTATTGAATGAGAAATCCGGAAACGCGGGTCTGTCCGGGAAGCTCATTTCGAGAGCGCGGGATCGCGATGGAATGCCTCCGGAATGGACCATCGTCCGCAACACCTGCATCCGAGCCCTGGGCATGATTCAGGCGGATTCAGCGATCGACGTTCTCAAAGAGTCCTACGATGTCGAATCTGCCGAAAGCCTGATCCCACATGCAGCCCGATGGGGGCTGATTGAAATGCAGGCCGCAGACTTGCCGGAACCGGAGCCCTACACTTCGACTGTTGGCGGTTTTCGGCTGAATCCTGCAGTCTCACGCACGAAGCCAGCCGAAGCGGGCCAGCCAGCCAACTAGCTCTGCCTAGTCGGCACTAATATCGACAAACCGCGCGAGGGAAGCGTGCGAAGCAATGCGAAACAGCTGCGCCGGGTTTGAAACGTTCAGTTTCTGCATAATTCTCGCGCGGTGTTTTTCAACGGTCTTTTCACTGATATGAATCGTTAGAGCAATCGCTTTGTTTGTTCGACCTTCGAACAAGAGATCCAGAACTTCTTTTTCCCGTTCCGTCAGCGACTTTAACCGGATCAGGGCATCCTGAATACGGCCGGTGATCGCAGTCGGCAATCCGGGTTCTTCTGTCTCCGTTGAGCCGGTCTGAAACCTCAGCAACCACCCCCGAGCTTCCGCTTCGATATCGAGAACCGTCCGCCAGCGAAGGTCGATCGGTAATCCTGTACTTGTGATAAGTTCAAACTTGCCCTCTGCGTCGAACTCATGCTTTCGAATCTCATCCAGCAGATCTGCGTCTACGCCAGCCTGAGTCAGGCAGGACCGGAATTGCTTTTCGCTGACGTGCGGGCAGTGGTTTGCGACCGCTTTTTCAGGCAGCTCGATCGACCAAAGTTTCAGGAATCCGCGCGAGCAATGGCGTACCGCGGGCTCACCTCGCTGTAAGAAACACCAGGCAGTCCAATCGGACCAGCACAGCGAATCAATCAGCGCAGAATTGACATCCGGATCAATTTGATGAGGTTGCATGCGTCCGCAATAGCACAGATTGAGGGACTCTGCTTCTTCCCTGAATTGAAGAGTCGACGACGGGTTGCAAACCGTTAAGTTGCACAGAAAGTCCATCGCAGCAAACGGACATAACCGGACAAGATTCAGGCAAAATAGGGAAACCCCTACCCACCCCCAATTACAAAATTACGCAATGAATAAGGCAATCCCGACGTAGTTCGCGCTGGGTTCTTCTCAATTTCTGTTTCGGAAACTTCACACCATGCCCGGCACATCTCACCCAGACTTCGTAATTTTCGAAGACGAGCATCTTGCAGCGGTGCACAAACCCACGGGGATCTTTGTTCACCGAACCGATGGCTGGGATCGCCATCTCACACCGCTTCTGCAGACAGTCCGGAAGACAATCGGGCAACGCGTCTACACGATTCATCGCCTGGATCGAGCCACGTCAGGTGTGGTTCTTTTCGGGAAAACCAAAGAAGCGTCTTCTGAACTGCATGCAATGTTTCGCGAACGGCGTGTGAAAAAGACTTACGTCGCACTGGTTCGGGGATACTGTGACGACTGCGGTACAATTGAATTTCCGCTTCGTCCGCGACAGCCAAATTCAGCGGACAAGTCCGTCCCCATTTCCAATGTGGAATTGCCCGAACAGGAATGCTGCACTCGATACGTAACCAACGCACGCTACGAATTGCCCTTCAAATCAACTCGCTACGACACCACACGCTGCAGCCTGGCAACGTTGCATCCGGAAACCGGTCGCTGGCACCAGATCCGGCGGCACGTTAACCGAATCGGACATCCCGTCATCGGTGATACGACGCATGGCGACAATACGCAGAACCGGTTCTTCAGGCAGCAATTTGGACTCAGTCGACTGATGCTGGCGGCAACCGGACTATCGTTCGTTCATCCGTGGACGCAGAAGGAAATCACCATTTCCTGCCCTCCGTCTCCAAGCTTTCAGGAAATTGTGGATCGCATTTGTCAGTGGTCGGTCCGGATCTGAAGTTGTCCGGATCGTTGGCCACAACATTTCATAACCGTTAGAGTGATCGCCCCGCCATTTTCAGCAGTTGGCTCACTGCCGACGGCTTGCCTGCGTTTTGTGCCGTCCTTCAAACCAATCACACAGACCAAACCATGCGTACCGGAAACATTGCCATGCTCCGCGCATCTGCGTTTTTCAGCCCCTGCTGTTTGTTCTTCTTCCATTTCTGCACCATCGCGCTGGCCGTCGATGAAACTGGCTCAAGCAGGCCGACTGCCGTGTCCTATCAAAAGGAAGTGGCTCCGATCCTTCAGCGGTATTGTCTCGGGTGTCATAACTCGTCTGAAACCGAAGGAGGCGTTTCGCTTCACACAAAAGCGGCAATACAAGCCGGCGGCGACAATGGTCCCCTCCTGTCCGGAGACGACCCTGCCAACAGCCTGCTGCTCTCAGTTCTGACATCCGACGGCGATGACCATATGCCCCCGGCAGACGAACTTCAGCCGGAAGAATCCGAAATCGAACTGATCCGACAATGGCTTCATCAGGGAGCAAAATTCGACGGCGACCATTTGCTGATGAAGACTCTGCCTCCGATTTCTCCCACGGGCAATCGCCACCAGACATCGGTCTTCAGTCTGGCATTCAGTCGAAACGGACATCAGAGATTTGAGGGACGATTCCGCAGCGTCCACATCGCCAACTTATCAGAAGGCTCCTCCAATCAGGCGTCAGCAGTCGTCACTGTCGAGGGAGGGAAAATTACGTCTGCTCAGCCGGACCCGAAATCCGACGATTCGCTGCTGATCTCCACGGGCATTGCGGGGTTCTCTGGCCGAGGTCTGCGCATCAGTTTGCCCGATGGATCCATTCAGACGGAATTCGGCGGACATACAGACATTGTCTACAGCATTGCAGCAACAAATGACGGCCGACTCATCGCGACCGCTGGATATGATCGACTGATCCGGATTCACGACGGCCAAAGCGGCACAATCCTGCGAACACTCACCGGACACAACGGAGCCATCTTTGATTTGTCCTTCTGTCCCGATACTTCGATCCTTGCCAGTGCCAGTGCGGACGGGACCATCAAGATATGGAACGCTGAGACCGGCGAACGATTCGATACTTTAAGCCAACCCCAGGCGGAACAATATGCCTGCGTCTTCAGCCCTGATGGCCGATTTTTGTATGCTGCCGGGGCCGACAACCGCATTCGTCAGTGGCAACTGGTAAGTCGTACAGAACCCCGGATTAATCCGTTACTGGAAGCCAGATTCGCACATGAAGCTGCGATCAGCCAGATCAGTATTTCCGGTGACGGCTTGTACCTGGCAACAGCAGCCGAAGATGGTTCAATCAAGATCTGGAATTCAGACAGCCTCACACAAATCGCCGTCACCCAGCTGCAAAACGATCTGCCAGCGTCATTAAAGTTCCACCCGGCGCAACCAAAGACATTCATTGGCACCATCTCCGGAAAGATCGAAACTCTGGAAGTTCCGACGGAAACGTCATCAACCATCGATTCCGGCAGCAACAAGATGTCAGCAATCGTGCTCGCTACTGACCAACCGCTGAATACTGTTGCTGAAGCCGAACCAAACAATGCACCCGCAGAAGCGCAACTGGTCGCCTTTCCCGCTGTTATCACTGGAACCATTTCCCCCAGTGCCCCATCGGAAAAACAGGAAACGGAGGACACAGTCCTCGCTGGTTCCGATTCCGACAGCAGTGATTACTATGCATTCGCTGCTGTCCGGGGACAACAAATTCAAATCGAAGTCCGGGCCGCGCAGGACAAATCACCACTGGATTCACATATCGAAGTCCTGACAGCAAATGGTGATCGAATTCTGCAGGCACAACTTCAGGCGGTTCGCGACTCCTACTTCACCTTCCGCGGAAAGGACTCAGACACAAGTGACGATTTCCGAATGTTTAACTGGCGGGAAATGGAACTGAACCAGTATCTGTTTTCGGATGGAGAGGTCGTCAAACTGTGGCTTTACCCACGAGGGCCGGATTCCGGTTTCAAAGTCTATCCGGGATTCGGAAAACGCTACACATACTTCGGGACAACACCCACATCACACGCCCTTCAGGCACCCGCGTTTATTGTTGAACCCATTCGCCCTGGAAGGCCTGTTGTCGACAATGGTCTGCCGGTGTTCCCGGTATTTTATGAAAACGATGACGACCCGTTGCGCATGTGGGGCAGTGATTCTCGCCTGACATTCATTGCCCCCGAAGATGCGACATACATCGTCCGAATTCGGGATGCTCGAGGGTTCTCCGGAGACGAGTTTCGTTATCAGCTCACCCTGCGGTCTCCAAAACCCGACTTCTCCATCGCCTTGGGGGGCGGCAAAGTGAACGTCAAACCGGGAACAGGTCAGGAACTCTCATTTACCGCCACACGAATTGATGGCTATGACGGACCGATTGACCTGTCGGTAGAGAATCTGCCAGCAGGATTCTCAACATCGCTTCCAACCAGCATAGAACCTCAGCAACTTCAGGCCTTTGCGACAATTCTGGCAAATGATGATGCAAATCAGCCAGGCGATGAAGCAATTCAGAAAGTTCGATTCATTGCAAAGGCGACGATTGATGGGAAGGAAATCTCCCACGAAATTGGCGGTCTGACCGAACTGAAGCTGACCGACCAACCCAGAATCACCGTCTCCATTCACGAATTGGATGCCAGCGGAATGGCGTCCGGCGACCACAGTGCAGAACTGATCCTGCCCGTCGGACAAACCACACGAGCCCTGCTTCGAGTCGTGCGGAATGGGTTTGATGGCAATGTGGAATTCGGAAAGGAAGATGCCGGACGGAATCTGCCACATGGTGTTTTCGTCGACAACATTGGCCTGAATGGACTGATGCTGCTGCCCGGACAAAGCGAGAGAGAGATCTTCATCACTGTCGCAAACTGGGTTCCCGAACAAAGTCGCATGTTCTACCTGCAGTCGAAAGTCAATGGTATTACATCGCCACCTGTCACAGTTCACATTCGACGCTGATATCCGGCCGAAACTGATCTCTCCCTGAAATCAATATCCTGTCAGAGGCGATAGGTGCCGAAGCAGGCAATCCCTCTTTTCATGGAATCCCTTGCGGGGATCACGCGGCATTCCGGACACCGGGCATGAGTGGACACTGGGCTCCGGTTGTAAACACTGTGCTATGGTTGTAAACACAGTGCTATGGTTGTGAAAGGGCCTGATAGATGGCTGTCGTAATCCGTCCGGGATCAGCATTCTCGCTGTTGGACATCACGACAACTCCGTCGCGACGGTTCGGGTAAATCACGAGGCGTGTTTTCGCTTTCTCCTGAGATCCATTGTGTGCGACACGCAGCTGTGTTCCTTTGCCATCAACGAAGAAGCCAAGACCTGCGCTGGTCAATTTGCCATCAGAAGTCTCCTGTGGTTTCCACATCACAGACTTCGACCGATTCGAAAGAACGCTCTCGTCTATGAGCCCTGCCGCGAATCCGGCCAGGTCATTGATATTGGAAATGTACCCACCACCGCCAAGCTTCCAGCTGACATCCGTATCGCTCGATCGTTCAATCCGACCACCATTCAGTCGATATCCGACAGCGCGATGCGGAATGTTCTCCCACTGATAGTCAGGACGCAGCGATGTCAACTTTAAAGGCCTGCAGATCCGCTGGCGGACAAGATCGGCAAATGGCTTTGATTCAGCCCGCTGAGCGACAGCGCTCAGCAGGATGTAGGCATGGGTTGAATACGAGTATTTCTCTCGCGGCCGATTGACCAGCGGGGAATCCTTGAAAGTATCCAGAGCAAGTACAACATCCATAAAAGGATGAGCAGTGTCATATTGACGCGGTGTGCGGACAACAGGCCCGTTTGAATAATGAACAATGCCCCCCTGATGGCACAACAGATCGCGAGCCGTGATGACGGCGCCGTGATCAGGGAACTCTGGCACCAGTCTGCGAACATCTTCGTTCAGGTTCAGTTTCCCTTCGGCTGCCAGTTGTCCGACAACGACCGCCGTCAGAGTCTTTGAAATGGACGCCCAGCGGATCATGCTGTCTGTCGTCATGGGAATGCTGGTTTCGCGATCTTCAAAACCATAGCCCCGAGTCAGCACAACGCGACCATTGCGAATAACACCAACGCAAACACCAACCAGCTTTTGCTGTTCCATCTGCGCG is drawn from Planctomycetaceae bacterium and contains these coding sequences:
- a CDS encoding ATP-binding cassette domain-containing protein, giving the protein MGPNGAGKTTTIKILVGLSRPTSGSATIAGIDCVNDIRQGPQACWLHAR
- a CDS encoding LuxR C-terminal-related transcriptional regulator, producing the protein MQPHQIDPDVNSALIDSLCWSDWTAWCFLQRGEPAVRHCSRGFLKLWSIELPEKAVANHCPHVSEKQFRSCLTQAGVDADLLDEIRKHEFDAEGKFELITSTGLPIDLRWRTVLDIEAEARGWLLRFQTGSTETEEPGLPTAITGRIQDALIRLKSLTEREKEVLDLLFEGRTNKAIALTIHISEKTVEKHRARIMQKLNVSNPAQLFRIASHASLARFVDISAD
- a CDS encoding pseudouridine synthase, whose product is MPGTSHPDFVIFEDEHLAAVHKPTGIFVHRTDGWDRHLTPLLQTVRKTIGQRVYTIHRLDRATSGVVLFGKTKEASSELHAMFRERRVKKTYVALVRGYCDDCGTIEFPLRPRQPNSADKSVPISNVELPEQECCTRYVTNARYELPFKSTRYDTTRCSLATLHPETGRWHQIRRHVNRIGHPVIGDTTHGDNTQNRFFRQQFGLSRLMLAATGLSFVHPWTQKEITISCPPSPSFQEIVDRICQWSVRI
- a CDS encoding c-type cytochrome domain-containing protein — translated: MLRASAFFSPCCLFFFHFCTIALAVDETGSSRPTAVSYQKEVAPILQRYCLGCHNSSETEGGVSLHTKAAIQAGGDNGPLLSGDDPANSLLLSVLTSDGDDHMPPADELQPEESEIELIRQWLHQGAKFDGDHLLMKTLPPISPTGNRHQTSVFSLAFSRNGHQRFEGRFRSVHIANLSEGSSNQASAVVTVEGGKITSAQPDPKSDDSLLISTGIAGFSGRGLRISLPDGSIQTEFGGHTDIVYSIAATNDGRLIATAGYDRLIRIHDGQSGTILRTLTGHNGAIFDLSFCPDTSILASASADGTIKIWNAETGERFDTLSQPQAEQYACVFSPDGRFLYAAGADNRIRQWQLVSRTEPRINPLLEARFAHEAAISQISISGDGLYLATAAEDGSIKIWNSDSLTQIAVTQLQNDLPASLKFHPAQPKTFIGTISGKIETLEVPTETSSTIDSGSNKMSAIVLATDQPLNTVAEAEPNNAPAEAQLVAFPAVITGTISPSAPSEKQETEDTVLAGSDSDSSDYYAFAAVRGQQIQIEVRAAQDKSPLDSHIEVLTANGDRILQAQLQAVRDSYFTFRGKDSDTSDDFRMFNWREMELNQYLFSDGEVVKLWLYPRGPDSGFKVYPGFGKRYTYFGTTPTSHALQAPAFIVEPIRPGRPVVDNGLPVFPVFYENDDDPLRMWGSDSRLTFIAPEDATYIVRIRDARGFSGDEFRYQLTLRSPKPDFSIALGGGKVNVKPGTGQELSFTATRIDGYDGPIDLSVENLPAGFSTSLPTSIEPQQLQAFATILANDDANQPGDEAIQKVRFIAKATIDGKEISHEIGGLTELKLTDQPRITVSIHELDASGMASGDHSAELILPVGQTTRALLRVVRNGFDGNVEFGKEDAGRNLPHGVFVDNIGLNGLMLLPGQSEREIFITVANWVPEQSRMFYLQSKVNGITSPPVTVHIRR
- a CDS encoding serine hydrolase domain-containing protein → MSRFTSTLLMVFASCVSLVIPAIAEEIISVSDSVANRIDRSVHAQMEQQKLVGVCVGVIRNGRVVLTRGYGFEDRETSIPMTTDSMIRWASISKTLTAVVVGQLAAEGKLNLNEDVRRLVPEFPDHGAVITARDLLCHQGGIVHYSNGPVVRTPRQYDTAHPFMDVVLALDTFKDSPLVNRPREKYSYSTHAYILLSAVAQRAESKPFADLVRQRICRPLKLTSLRPDYQWENIPHRAVGYRLNGGRIERSSDTDVSWKLGGGGYISNINDLAGFAAGLIDESVLSNRSKSVMWKPQETSDGKLTSAGLGFFVDGKGTQLRVAHNGSQEKAKTRLVIYPNRRDGVVVMSNSENADPGRITTAIYQALSQP